The following proteins are co-located in the Hydractinia symbiolongicarpus strain clone_291-10 chromosome 7, HSymV2.1, whole genome shotgun sequence genome:
- the LOC130648947 gene encoding uncharacterized protein LOC130648947, whose translation MTLSICLLANEISKCCVNASTSEILAKLRAQPENNIILSMLGSKTKIRTYQLKETLEDSVGDDVIFEYLKIVATSMNDKNIKVTSPGELITDETYLPKGTQNIEELMALDLLISCNVHNYHWTLTAVFPKQKMISHLNPMGEEVSALNGVLNKWNAYLERKYGLKEIWPLQTIPHAKQQDSVSCGIFCAKFAECIMSNQKIPVEFTKNEVIEFRNDIVRKLLQEGEKDETWHLKFCRLCGSLDGPKKNKGQTTDRWVHIYIIIADHLSLCKPTVAVISEGRGTGLRLVHIN comes from the exons ATGACATTATCTATTTGTTTACTAGCAAACGAAATTAGCAAGTGTTGTGTAAATGCTAGTACAAGTGAAA TTTTGGCGAAGTTGAGAGCGCAACCTGAAAATAATATCATACTGTCCATGCTGGGTTCTAAAACAAAAATTCGAACCTACCAACTGAAAGAAACATTGGAGGATAGCGTTGGAGACGATGTTATATTCGAGTATTTGAAGATAGTGGCAACAAGTATGAATGAT AAAAACATTAAAGTTACTTCGCCCGGAGAATTGATAACAGATGAAACATATCTGCCAAAGGGCACGCAAAATATC GAAGAACTGATGGCGCTCGATCTGTTGATCTCGTGTAATGTTCACAACTATCACTGGACACTAACAGCGGTTTTCCccaaacaaaaaatgatttccCATCTTAATCCTATGGGTGAAGAAGTTAGCGCGTTAAATGGCGTGCTAAATAAATGGAA TGCCTATCTGGAAAGGAAATACGGGCTAAAGGAAATATGGCCTCTGCAAACGATTCCTCACGCAAAACAACAAGACAGCGTATCTTGTGGGATATTTTGCGCAAAG TTTGCTGAGTGTATTATGAGCAATCAGAAAATCCCCGTTGAATTTACCAAAAACGAAGTCATCGAGTTTCGAAATGACATTGTGAGAAAATTGCTTCAAGAGGGAG AAAAAGATGAGACCTGGCATTTAAAGTTTTGCAGACTGTGTGGATCCCTTGATGGTCCAAAAAAGAACAAGGGTCAAACAACGGATCGTTGGGtacatatctatattataatcgcCGACCACCTGTCTCTCTGTAAGCCAACGGTAGCTGTGATTAGCGAAGGGCGTGGCACTGGCTTGCGACTAGTACacataaattaa